TGAAATACTGACGCAGTTTCTGATCGAATCGGTCATATTAACGACAGCCGGCGGTATCATCGGGGTTTCGCTCGGATGGGGATGTTCATACCTCGTAAGTATGATTACGCACTGGCCGCCGATGATTTCATGGCCGGTTGTGGCCGGCGGAGTGTTATTCTCTATGCTCATTGGTATCGGGTTCGGTATTCTGCCCGCAAGCCGGGCTTCCAAGCTGCTGCCGATCCAGGCGCTGCGTCATGAATGACGGAGGGGTTGAAAGGTTTCATGAATATCATAGAACTGCGGGGCGTTAATAAGCATTACAGGGGGGCGGAAGACCTTCATATTCTGAGAGATATCAATCTGAATGTGACTAAAGGCGATTTTGCCGCTATCATCGGACCGAGCGGTTCGGGCAAATCGACCCTCATGAACGTAATTGGCTTGCTTGATGCGCCGACCTCCGGGGCGTACATGCTGGAGCAGCTTGATGTCAGCTTGCTGTCCGATATGCAGGCAGCCAAGGTCCGCAGCCGAAAAATCGGTTTCGTATTCCAGCAATTTAATCTGCTGGCCCGCCTGAATGCCCTCGAGAATGTTGAGCTGCCGATGATTTATGCAGGCATGCCGAAGAAAGAACGAAGAGAACGGGCGCTCCACTTGTTGGAAATGCTCGGCTTGGACCATCGATTCCGGCACAGGCCGGCCGAGTTATCGGGCGGGCAGCAGCAGCGGGTCGCAATCGCCCGCGCATTGGCCAATGATCCTGTTCTGCTGCTGGCTGATGAGCCGACGGGAGCGCTTGATACGAAGACAGGCCACGAGGTGCTGGAACTGCTCCTTCGGCTCAACGAGCAGGGCAACACCATCCTGCTTATTACTCATGACCCTCAAATTGCCGGGTACACCAAGCGGACTGTCACGCTGCAGGACGGTTCGATCGTCAGGGACGCCATTTAAACAACCGTGCCGCGTCTGCCGGTCCATAACTGCAAGTAATAAAAGATAGCCTTCCGATAACAGCCGCCCCTCTGTTATGTGAAGGCTTCTTTGGCTGCCAAAAGTGCTGTTTACTTTATTTTATGCCCTGTTTCATCAATTGATCGCACGTTAGAATGAAAGAAATACCTCTTATGCCCTGAGCTTCCATTGCTTCGCCGGGTCTTGTTATCTACAATGAGGCTACTATGATAATTTAGGGCGAGGTGCGAGTACGGAATGCCCCGGTATAATCTGTTTAGAAAGATGGTTATTCTGCTCCTCATTATGCTGGTGCCGATTGTCGGGCTTTACTTATACTCTAATAAGACCAGTACCGGTGTTCTCGGCGAAGAGCTTAACCGCTCCAACACGAATCAATTGATTTTTTTTCAGAACCAGGTAAATACGAATATGGATCTGCTCACGCTGTGGCCCAATCTGTTGATCCAGGATCCGGACATCCTCACCCTTAAGGACATATTCAGCTACAGTAAGTATCTGGATCTGGAACCGATCACGTTGATCAAGCGGATCCAGACGAAGCTGAACATTCAGGAGAGCTCGTCTGATTGGAGAAGCAGCCTGTTTATCTACTCACCCTTGCTGCAGCGAGTTATATCTGTCAATGATGTAAGGACTTATAACGATACGGAGCTGAGAAAAAGACTGAAGCCCGGCTGGCAGGTCGCCAGGAAAGCGGGACAAAACGGTTTCCTGTTCTCCTTAATTACCGTTTATCCTTATTCGGAGCTGCATGACCCGGCAAATGCCAATCTGATTATTGAGCTTCAGTTCGACAGCGTCAATATTCAGAATATGCTGGATAAATTCAAGAGCGACGGGCGAAGGGATCCCGTATTCTACAAGAAAGGAACCGGAGTCATTTACAACAGGACCGCCGATACGAAGCTTGCGGACAAGATTATTGCGAGCCTCCAGGACGAGAAGCTTCATGACATCGATTACCGGACGGTCAAGGTCGACGGCAGCTCGTACATGGTGAATGTTGTGAATTCGAAGACAACCGGCTGGTATTTGATAGACTACATGCCGCTCGCGGACATCTTCAAGCCGATTCAAAAATCCAATCTCCTCTTCTACATTTCCGTCGGCTGTCTGCTTCTGATGAGCTGTTTGGCGGCTTATTTATTGTACGCCCAGGTACAGGTTCCGCTGAAAAAACTGGTGCAGGGCTTTCAAAGGCTGAAGAACGGCGATTATTCGGTACGGATGGAGTCCAAAGGCAACAATGAATTCGGCTTTGTTTTTGCCAGGTTTAATTCGATGGTCGCGCAAATTCAGGACTTGTTCGAGAAAGTGTACATGGAGAAAATCCATGTTCGGGAAGCCCGCCTCAAACAGCTTCAGTCTCAGATCAATCCTCACTTCTTCTATAATTGCTTCTCATTCATATCCAGCATGGCGAAGCTGCAGAATCACCAGGCCGTCGTGGCAATGTCGCAAAATTTATCCAAGTATTATCGTTACACGACGAGGCAGGAGCGGGATTTGGTGCCGTTATCGGAAGAACTGGAGTTTGTGACGAGCTATCTGGAAATTCAGAAGATGCGGATGAAACGGCTTGATTATGATATTGAAATCCCGCTGCGCATGCGAAAGCTGGATATCCCTCCGCTTATCCTGCAGCCGCTGGTGGAGAATGCTGTGATACATGGCATCGAAAGCCGAAGCGACGCGGGATGGATCAGGATTTACGGACAATATGAAGGAGACCGGATGTGCATCATCGTGGAGGACGACGGCAAAGGAATGGAACCTGCAGAGCTTGCGGCGCTTGAGAGTAAGCTGTATAAGCCGATGGATGAGAAGATGGGCTGCGGGCTGTGGAACGTGCACCAGCGTATGCAGCTGCGCTTCGGAGATGCAGCCGGATTGAACGTATCGGAATCTCCGCTTGGGGGATTGAAGGTCACGCTTAAGCTGGACCTTGGAGCAGACGGGCGGCAATCAAACGATGGAGGGCAGCTATGATTGAGATATTACTTGTTGACGATGAGTCATATGTTACGGAGAGCCTGGCTAAGACAATTCCGTGGCAGGAAATCGGCGTCACAAGCGTTTATCAGGCAAGTTCTGCGCAGGAAGCGCTGCAAATATTGGAGGAGCAGTCCGTCGATATAATGGTTACCGACATCAGGATGCCGGAAATGGACGGGCTGACGCTAATCGCGACAGTCGCCGAGCGGTGGCCTCATATCCGCAGCATGCTGCTGACCGGACACTCTGATTTCGAATATGCGAAGAAAGCAATTCAGCTCCAGGCGTTCGACTATATTTTAAAGCCGGTAAACGACGATGAATTTGTGCAAAGCGTAACGAATGCGATCGAATCGCTTAAGGACGAGTGGAGCCAGTCGGACAAGTACAATCAGCTGATGTATAACCGCAAATCAGATTTTGCCGTACTGAGGGCCAATTTAATGCACGACCTGCTGCTGGGCCGCAAGCTATCCCACAAAACCGTAGATGATAAGCTGAAGCAGTACGAGCTTCCTTTCAAGATCGGAGAAGCGGCGGTTCTGATTCTCGTTCAGCTCAGCGATTCCTTTAACGGACTGGATCATCATTCGATATCGCTTATGGAATATGCGGTCGGCAACATTGCCGAGGAAGTGTTCGCGGGCGAATTTCATACCTGGAATTGCAAAGCTCCGCATAACTGCGTGGCGGTGCTGGCAGCCCTCGACGAGGATTACATCCGCAGGATCGAACTTTCGAACGACTTCGAGAAACGTCGGCGGGACAGTCTGGAGGAGAGAGTGCGGCTTTTCCGGAACAATGTGAGCAATTATTTGAAGGGGGAGATTTCTGTCCTTCTGACGGAGTGGTTCGAATTTCCGGACGAAATTCCGGCAGCGTATCGTGCAGGTTTAAGCGCGATGCTGCCAAATCAAGCCGATGCAGCGGGCGGAATCATTTTTTTGGAGGACCGGCATGTGAGCGGCGATACCTCCGTCAAATCGATCGATCTGCTCTACAAGCCGCCTACGCTTATTCATCTGCTGGAATCAAACCAATGGGACACCGCAGAGCACAAAATTAACGAGGTGTTCGCCGATTTGGAGCAAAGGCGGTATACCAGGGAGCATCTATATGGCGTTTTATTATCCATAACGAATGCGTTCATGTATATGTCGCACAAGCAGGGCAAATATATGGCTGAGCTCGATCCATCGGGCTATAACCCTTTATTCGATCAAAGCCTCCTTCATTCGCCAGGCCGTGTCCGGGAGTGGTCGGTCGCTATTCTCGGC
This is a stretch of genomic DNA from Paenibacillus sp. sptzw28. It encodes these proteins:
- a CDS encoding ABC transporter ATP-binding protein, encoding MNIIELRGVNKHYRGAEDLHILRDINLNVTKGDFAAIIGPSGSGKSTLMNVIGLLDAPTSGAYMLEQLDVSLLSDMQAAKVRSRKIGFVFQQFNLLARLNALENVELPMIYAGMPKKERRERALHLLEMLGLDHRFRHRPAELSGGQQQRVAIARALANDPVLLLADEPTGALDTKTGHEVLELLLRLNEQGNTILLITHDPQIAGYTKRTVTLQDGSIVRDAI
- a CDS encoding sensor histidine kinase, which codes for MPRYNLFRKMVILLLIMLVPIVGLYLYSNKTSTGVLGEELNRSNTNQLIFFQNQVNTNMDLLTLWPNLLIQDPDILTLKDIFSYSKYLDLEPITLIKRIQTKLNIQESSSDWRSSLFIYSPLLQRVISVNDVRTYNDTELRKRLKPGWQVARKAGQNGFLFSLITVYPYSELHDPANANLIIELQFDSVNIQNMLDKFKSDGRRDPVFYKKGTGVIYNRTADTKLADKIIASLQDEKLHDIDYRTVKVDGSSYMVNVVNSKTTGWYLIDYMPLADIFKPIQKSNLLFYISVGCLLLMSCLAAYLLYAQVQVPLKKLVQGFQRLKNGDYSVRMESKGNNEFGFVFARFNSMVAQIQDLFEKVYMEKIHVREARLKQLQSQINPHFFYNCFSFISSMAKLQNHQAVVAMSQNLSKYYRYTTRQERDLVPLSEELEFVTSYLEIQKMRMKRLDYDIEIPLRMRKLDIPPLILQPLVENAVIHGIESRSDAGWIRIYGQYEGDRMCIIVEDDGKGMEPAELAALESKLYKPMDEKMGCGLWNVHQRMQLRFGDAAGLNVSESPLGGLKVTLKLDLGADGRQSNDGGQL
- a CDS encoding response regulator — encoded protein: MIEILLVDDESYVTESLAKTIPWQEIGVTSVYQASSAQEALQILEEQSVDIMVTDIRMPEMDGLTLIATVAERWPHIRSMLLTGHSDFEYAKKAIQLQAFDYILKPVNDDEFVQSVTNAIESLKDEWSQSDKYNQLMYNRKSDFAVLRANLMHDLLLGRKLSHKTVDDKLKQYELPFKIGEAAVLILVQLSDSFNGLDHHSISLMEYAVGNIAEEVFAGEFHTWNCKAPHNCVAVLAALDEDYIRRIELSNDFEKRRRDSLEERVRLFRNNVSNYLKGEISVLLTEWFEFPDEIPAAYRAGLSAMLPNQADAAGGIIFLEDRHVSGDTSVKSIDLLYKPPTLIHLLESNQWDTAEHKINEVFADLEQRRYTREHLYGVLLSITNAFMYMSHKQGKYMAELDPSGYNPLFDQSLLHSPGRVREWSVAILGKLEAELSVSALNTKSFIIRQVHEIVSTDLGQETSVKMIADRVFLHPVYLSKIYKAETGESLGDYIIRMRMEKAHYLLKNSNKKIYEITSELGYQNPQYFSKMFKKYYGVTPGEFRDQ